Part of the uncultured Desulfobacter sp. genome, CCGGAAACGCTCTGCCCCGCCCATGGCAGGATGTCTGACTTTTTGGGTATCTATGCCCATGGCGCGAAGGGAACCGTCGGCCTTGTTCCCAAGTGCGATAATTTTTTTGAAATCAAACGCCTTTAAAAGTGCATCAAGAACCTGTGCCCCCGCCGTCATCTCTTGATTGGTCGGGGTCCGGTTGGACAGCAAACCTTTTGAATTTTTGTATGGATGCCAGGGAAAGGCATTCCAGAGCACAAAATTTCTTGTATCCAACCCCTCACTGATCAATTTCCCCCAGACAATTGTTGCAGTGGGTTCGTTGAATCCGTCTTTATGCTTCTTGGTGTTGCTTGTTCTATGAAGTGGTGAACGGCATACGTGATCAGGATCAATGCCCTGATCCCTCTTATACCCGAGAATGATCCGTTCGGAAGTCATCGGGATACCTGTAAAATGCCCGCCTTGATACCCCAAAGCCTCTGCAAGAAGCAGGTATTTGGCATGGGTCCGCTCCTGCAGATAAGATTTCAAATTCAATAGTCTTTTTTCAGGGGCGGTTTTGTCGACGTCATTTTCTTTATCAACATCAACCCATGGGTTGAAAACATTCTTGGCCGCAGGTGCCTGCAACAGTTGAAAAAAATTATTTATCATTGTTTAAGTTTTCTTAAATTTTTCTGATTATGTGAATAACGGCCATGGGCCGACCTGGTCTATCAACACCCAGAGCCGCCCCACAAAAAACAATGAATGTAATTCAACAAATTATCGTTACTTTCATATAACGGCCATGGGCCGAGCCAGGTCTATCATGACCCAGGCTTCGACCCACAACGAAGAATGAAAGAACTCAATAAGTTATCTATCTCTTTCACATAAAAAAGCTGTACCGCCTTTAAAAAAGCAGAATAGGCAACCCCAGGAAATCTTCCCAAGCAAGCTCGCAGTAGACCACAAATTCAGACTAAACACCATAAAATTTTTGTTGAAAACAAATCAGTCAAAAAATCCGCTTATACCGTCA contains:
- a CDS encoding uracil-DNA glycosylase is translated as MKSYLQERTHAKYLLLAEALGYQGGHFTGIPMTSERIILGYKRDQGIDPDHVCRSPLHRTSNTKKHKDGFNEPTATIVWGKLISEGLDTRNFVLWNAFPWHPYKNSKGLLSNRTPTNQEMTAGAQVLDALLKAFDFKKIIALGNKADGSLRAMGIDTQKVRHPAMGGAERFREQFFNIVKG